A genomic region of Ignavibacteriota bacterium contains the following coding sequences:
- a CDS encoding efflux RND transporter periplasmic adaptor subunit, producing MNYKTYLSLAIIAIAVIISVYLWNSNSQSKISIASEKQLYTCGMHPEIISEEPGNCPVCGMKLVPKNKSDSAINGERKILYWRAPMDPNEIYDKPGKSKMGMDLVPVYDDNIEAGSIVQIDGVIQQNMNVKISSVEEKELSGEIFTNGVLTTDERNEYIVTTKVNGWIEKLYVNYTGQKITKGQKLVDIYSPELVSAQQELLTALDYQNSTNLMEDSEISNSGNQLVKNTIQKLLLLDISKSKIDEIIRTKEIEKYLTLYAPTNGTVLLKNVIEGEKIIAGKQLLHIADLSNLWLKADIYESELSKVSIGSSAKINFTYLPEKTYSGIVDFIYPTVDPQTRVVQLRMNIKNINGELKPEMFANVQIKGNSFGIYPVVSESSIIRSGKHNVVILSFGEGKFKPVEVRLGAYSNGFYQILSGLNAGDKIVSSAQFMIDSESSLKAAVNAYAAEVNDVKSKANIGKVESNVNSKVEQEHGESIIREGIINVIEIDKNKDGKVFQDMMDWNVISDKDGKCILCNMNLKEVTIDEAKKNLQEHGYDYK from the coding sequence ATGAATTATAAAACATATTTATCATTAGCAATTATAGCCATAGCAGTTATAATAAGCGTTTACTTATGGAATTCAAATTCACAAAGTAAAATAAGTATTGCCAGCGAAAAACAACTATATACTTGCGGAATGCACCCGGAAATTATTTCGGAAGAACCTGGTAATTGTCCGGTTTGCGGAATGAAACTGGTACCCAAAAACAAATCCGATTCTGCAATTAACGGCGAAAGAAAAATTCTTTATTGGCGTGCTCCGATGGACCCAAACGAAATTTATGATAAACCCGGAAAATCCAAAATGGGAATGGACCTTGTTCCGGTCTATGATGATAATATTGAAGCTGGTAGTATTGTGCAAATCGACGGCGTAATTCAGCAAAATATGAATGTCAAAATTTCTTCTGTGGAAGAAAAAGAACTTTCCGGTGAAATATTTACAAACGGAGTTTTAACAACAGACGAACGCAATGAATACATTGTTACTACAAAAGTCAATGGATGGATTGAAAAATTATATGTTAATTATACAGGACAAAAAATTACAAAGGGTCAAAAGTTAGTTGATATATATTCTCCAGAATTAGTTTCAGCACAGCAAGAACTTCTTACGGCTTTAGATTATCAAAACTCAACAAATTTGATGGAAGATTCCGAAATTTCAAATAGTGGAAATCAGCTTGTTAAAAATACAATCCAAAAACTTCTTCTTTTAGATATTTCTAAAAGTAAAATAGATGAAATTATTAGAACCAAAGAGATAGAAAAGTATTTGACTTTGTACGCTCCGACAAATGGAACTGTTTTATTAAAAAATGTTATTGAAGGTGAAAAAATAATTGCTGGGAAACAGCTTCTGCATATCGCTGATTTGTCAAATCTTTGGCTCAAAGCAGATATTTATGAAAGTGAATTGAGCAAGGTGAGTATTGGTTCTTCGGCAAAAATCAATTTTACATATTTACCTGAAAAAACATATTCAGGTATTGTTGATTTTATTTATCCAACTGTCGATCCCCAAACAAGAGTTGTGCAATTAAGAATGAATATTAAAAATATAAATGGAGAATTAAAACCGGAAATGTTCGCAAATGTTCAAATAAAAGGAAATAGTTTTGGAATATATCCAGTTGTATCTGAATCTTCTATAATTAGAAGCGGAAAACATAATGTAGTTATTCTTTCTTTTGGTGAAGGGAAATTTAAGCCAGTTGAAGTTCGCTTGGGAGCTTATTCAAATGGATTTTATCAAATTCTGTCAGGATTAAATGCAGGTGATAAAATAGTTTCATCAGCTCAATTTATGATCGATTCCGAGAGCAGTTTAAAAGCCGCGGTTAATGCATATGCCGCTGAAGTAAATGATGTTAAAAGTAAAGCAAATATCGGCAAAGTTGAGTCAAATGTAAATTCTAAAGTCGAACAAGAACACGGCGAATCAATTATAAGAGAAGGAATAATAAATGTTATTGAAATTGACAAAAACAAAGATGGAAAAGTCTTTCAAGATATGATGGATTGGAACGTTATTTCAGATAAAGATGGCAAATGCATTTTATGCAATATGAACTTAAAAGAAGTAACTATTGATGAAGCAAAAAAGAATTTACAAGAACATGGTTATGACTATAAATAA
- a CDS encoding TolC family protein produces MKSKSFFFVVILLLIFNNNPAQENHSSLNSLINKAIELNPKLKMLEAKKNSSEKRVSINSNLPDPNLTLGIMSLPTNTFSFTQEAMTAKVIGLSQAVPFPGKLNKTAEVFNKDVEITKEELNDSRNEIINNVKQAYYDLNYIREALKISGRSKENLERIVSVVRTKYMVSEATQQNLIQADLELSKISDKIAELKGSERTNVSILNSYVLQDPETPIETEEISELDSTDLNIDNLINTAKQNRPFLKGIQLKKNKSLIMENLAEYEFYPNFNFTVQYSQRDRIAETNMPLNDFISFLVGLNIPINYGGKKSAKIEESQIMQRMYDDEYDNAIQLLIKSFSEGLSKLKELKERERLNRDGLLPQAKLLLKSAMANYQVGKTDFINVLDAQNKVYEAETNLYKIKIQYYKELAKLEFLCGHSELQKSNQ; encoded by the coding sequence ATGAAGTCAAAATCGTTTTTCTTTGTTGTGATATTGTTGTTGATTTTTAATAATAATCCAGCACAAGAAAATCATAGTAGTTTAAATAGCTTAATTAACAAAGCTATTGAATTGAATCCAAAGCTTAAAATGCTTGAAGCGAAAAAAAATAGCTCCGAAAAGAGAGTGTCCATTAATTCTAACCTGCCTGATCCAAATCTTACATTGGGAATTATGAGTTTGCCGACTAATACTTTCTCATTCACTCAAGAAGCGATGACAGCAAAAGTTATTGGATTAAGTCAAGCAGTTCCGTTTCCCGGAAAATTAAATAAAACGGCGGAAGTTTTTAACAAAGATGTTGAAATTACAAAAGAGGAATTGAATGATTCAAGAAATGAAATTATTAATAATGTAAAACAAGCTTATTATGATCTTAACTATATTCGCGAAGCTTTGAAGATTAGCGGGCGCAGTAAAGAAAATCTGGAAAGAATAGTTTCAGTAGTAAGAACCAAATACATGGTTTCAGAAGCGACTCAGCAAAATTTAATTCAAGCTGATCTGGAACTATCAAAAATTAGTGATAAAATTGCGGAATTAAAAGGCAGTGAAAGAACAAATGTTTCAATACTAAATTCATATGTCTTGCAGGATCCCGAAACTCCGATCGAAACAGAAGAAATTTCTGAGTTGGATTCGACTGATTTGAATATTGATAATTTAATTAATACAGCAAAACAGAACAGACCTTTCCTGAAAGGTATTCAATTGAAAAAGAATAAATCTTTGATAATGGAAAACCTTGCTGAATATGAATTTTATCCCAATTTTAATTTTACCGTTCAATATTCTCAAAGAGACAGAATTGCCGAAACAAATATGCCTTTGAATGATTTTATTTCATTCCTTGTCGGCTTAAACATCCCAATAAACTACGGAGGGAAAAAATCTGCAAAAATTGAAGAATCGCAGATAATGCAGAGAATGTATGACGATGAATATGATAACGCGATTCAACTTTTAATCAAAAGCTTTAGTGAAGGACTATCCAAACTTAAGGAATTGAAAGAACGTGAAAGGTTAAACAGAGATGGGCTGCTGCCTCAGGCGAAGCTATTATTAAAATCGGCCATGGCAAACTATCAAGTGGGAAAAACAGATTTTATTAATGTTCTCGATGCCCAAAATAAAGTGTATGAAGCTGAAACAAACCTTTACAAAATTAAAATTCAATATTATAAGGAATTAGCGAAACTTGAATTTTTGTGCGGGCATTCTGAATTACAAAAAAGCAATCAATAA
- a CDS encoding heavy-metal-associated domain-containing protein produces MKEKKINIVGMNCHHCVIAVENELKELGIDLLDVKIGSADIKYDETKISDDDIAKAIDEAGFKLVN; encoded by the coding sequence ATGAAAGAAAAAAAAATAAATATCGTAGGAATGAATTGCCATCATTGCGTTATAGCGGTCGAAAATGAATTGAAAGAATTAGGAATTGATTTGCTTGATGTAAAAATCGGTTCAGCTGATATCAAATACGATGAAACTAAAATATCTGACGATGATATTGCCAAAGCAATTGATGAAGCCGGTTTTAAATTAGTCAATTAA
- a CDS encoding helix-turn-helix transcriptional regulator, producing the protein MVCPRCIKVVKDELNKLNVKVRSVVLGEVESELPKERLPMEKIEKMLLENGFELIDDKNSKIIEKVKNEIISVLNEYEGEEITNINFPNFLTKKINKDYNYISSIFSKTEGITIEHYIILQKIEKVKEFLKYNELTLSQIAYHLGYSSVQHLSRQFKKTTGMTASEFKNNISNQRKFIDSVI; encoded by the coding sequence ATGGTTTGTCCGCGCTGTATAAAAGTTGTAAAGGACGAATTGAATAAATTAAATGTAAAAGTTAGATCTGTAGTTTTGGGTGAGGTTGAAAGCGAACTACCAAAGGAAAGACTTCCGATGGAAAAAATTGAAAAAATGTTATTGGAAAATGGATTTGAACTTATTGATGATAAAAATTCTAAGATTATTGAAAAAGTGAAAAACGAAATTATTTCGGTTTTAAATGAATATGAAGGAGAAGAGATAACTAATATCAATTTCCCTAATTTTTTGACAAAAAAAATCAACAAAGATTACAATTATATCAGTTCCATATTTTCAAAAACTGAAGGGATTACAATTGAGCATTACATTATTCTTCAAAAAATTGAAAAAGTGAAAGAGTTTCTTAAATATAACGAACTTACTCTAAGCCAAATAGCCTACCATCTGGGTTACAGCTCAGTGCAGCATTTATCAAGACAGTTTAAAAAAACTACCGGAATGACCGCAAGCGAATTTAAAAACAATATTTCAAACCAAAGAAAATTTATCGATTCTGTTATTTAA
- a CDS encoding HAMP domain-containing protein: MKKSIKTKLLLSIVPSVIVTMLILVIILIKMVNDSNEKLAYESSFETTRKYSNLFNGEFQSNLSLIKSLAKTIEENKSSSREEFNRMLYNFLESNPQFLSTSMCFEPNSLDGNDSKWANTSTNDENGRFIPYWIRENNSIVQAELTGYNDPAADWYFVPKNTKQPYITKPLLYNNSLIVSYCIPIIRNGQFIGAAFADQELNYINKRVSEIKLFDTGYAFIVDDQGTYIADKDTKKIGTENLLKNAKTDENLFEIADVITNKEEHFVNAFSEQLNTDAVMFPAKIPLTKWYLVSVVPEDEIMASVNHLIYMLIILSVVIVLLISGLIYVITNKITQPINKALVMINELSKGHLSIRVNSDSQDEFGQMTKAMDEFANKLQVEIVGSMKKIASGDLNVEINSNDHQDEISPALNQTIGALNGLINESKLLIEAATHGRLETRGDAKKFSGVYQEIVIGVNTILDEVIKPINEAEKVLSKMAQGDLAAQMTGEYQGDYLKFKDNINNLAESFNAAITQVTEAVQATASAATQISSSAEEMASGAQEQSMQASEIAAAVEQMTKTIYETTENTNYASDASKNAKKFAYDGGKIVDDTIMGMNKISEVVIKSAEKVKELGNSSNKIGNIIQVIDEIADQTNLLALNAAIESARAGEQGRGFAVVADEVRKLAERTSNATKEIAVMISQIQKDTNTAVESMIEGTEKVEQGKNLAVKAGQSLKEIIKGNEQVVDLITQVAAASEEQSATSDQISKNITTISNVTQESASGLQQIAHASEDLNKLTVNLQNLVSKFKLVSVAKNEMYNIENKRKKVSSYA, translated from the coding sequence ATGAAAAAAAGTATAAAAACTAAATTGTTATTGTCTATTGTTCCATCTGTTATTGTAACAATGCTTATTCTTGTTATTATCTTAATTAAAATGGTTAATGACAGTAATGAAAAATTAGCATATGAATCTTCTTTTGAAACTACAAGAAAATACTCGAATTTATTTAACGGTGAATTTCAGTCGAATCTTTCGTTAATTAAAAGCCTTGCGAAAACTATAGAGGAGAATAAAAGTTCTTCCCGCGAAGAATTTAATAGGATGCTTTACAATTTTCTTGAAAGCAATCCTCAATTTTTAAGTACATCAATGTGTTTTGAGCCTAACTCATTAGATGGAAATGATTCTAAGTGGGCAAATACATCCACAAATGACGAGAATGGCAGATTTATTCCATATTGGATTAGGGAGAACAACAGTATAGTACAAGCAGAATTAACCGGTTATAATGATCCGGCTGCTGATTGGTATTTCGTTCCAAAAAATACAAAACAGCCGTATATAACCAAACCACTATTATATAATAATTCTTTAATAGTTTCTTACTGTATTCCAATTATTAGAAACGGTCAGTTTATTGGTGCGGCATTTGCAGATCAGGAATTGAATTATATTAACAAAAGAGTTTCCGAGATAAAACTTTTTGATACCGGCTACGCATTTATTGTAGATGATCAAGGTACATATATTGCTGATAAAGATACGAAAAAAATAGGAACTGAGAATTTACTGAAAAACGCAAAAACCGATGAAAATCTTTTTGAAATTGCTGATGTAATTACAAATAAGGAAGAACATTTTGTAAACGCGTTTAGCGAGCAGCTTAATACAGATGCAGTAATGTTTCCCGCAAAAATTCCATTAACAAAATGGTATTTGGTTTCTGTTGTTCCTGAAGATGAAATAATGGCATCGGTAAATCATCTGATTTATATGTTAATAATTTTAAGTGTGGTGATAGTTTTATTAATATCAGGGTTAATATACGTCATAACGAACAAAATTACCCAACCTATAAATAAAGCTTTGGTAATGATAAATGAATTGTCAAAAGGTCATCTAAGTATTCGAGTAAATTCTGACAGTCAGGATGAATTTGGACAAATGACTAAAGCTATGGATGAATTTGCAAATAAACTGCAGGTTGAAATTGTCGGCTCAATGAAAAAAATTGCTAGCGGTGATTTGAATGTTGAAATAAATTCAAATGATCATCAAGATGAAATTTCTCCTGCGTTGAATCAAACAATCGGTGCGTTAAATGGATTGATAAATGAATCTAAACTGTTAATTGAAGCGGCAACTCACGGGCGTTTAGAAACTCGCGGCGATGCAAAAAAATTCTCGGGAGTATACCAGGAAATTGTAATTGGCGTCAATACAATTTTGGATGAAGTAATTAAACCGATAAATGAAGCTGAAAAAGTTTTGAGTAAAATGGCTCAAGGAGATCTTGCTGCCCAAATGACTGGTGAATATCAAGGAGATTATCTAAAATTCAAAGATAATATAAATAATTTAGCTGAATCATTTAATGCAGCCATTACACAAGTTACAGAAGCGGTGCAAGCTACGGCAAGCGCTGCAACACAAATTAGTTCCAGCGCTGAAGAAATGGCTTCAGGTGCTCAAGAACAGTCAATGCAGGCAAGTGAAATTGCGGCGGCTGTTGAACAAATGACAAAAACAATTTACGAAACCACTGAAAATACAAACTATGCTTCGGATGCTAGTAAGAATGCAAAGAAATTTGCCTATGACGGCGGTAAAATAGTTGATGATACAATTATGGGAATGAATAAAATTTCCGAAGTTGTAATTAAAAGTGCCGAGAAAGTAAAAGAATTAGGGAACAGCAGCAATAAGATCGGAAACATAATTCAAGTGATAGATGAAATTGCAGATCAAACAAATTTACTTGCTCTTAACGCTGCTATTGAATCAGCAAGAGCCGGTGAACAAGGCAGAGGTTTTGCTGTTGTTGCTGATGAAGTGAGAAAATTAGCGGAAAGAACATCCAATGCTACAAAGGAAATTGCCGTTATGATAAGTCAAATTCAAAAAGATACCAATACTGCAGTTGAATCTATGATTGAAGGAACGGAAAAAGTTGAACAAGGTAAAAACTTAGCTGTCAAAGCAGGTCAGTCATTGAAGGAAATTATAAAAGGAAACGAACAAGTGGTTGACCTTATTACTCAAGTTGCAGCTGCAAGTGAAGAACAGTCCGCCACATCAGATCAAATAAGTAAAAACATTACAACAATTAGCAATGTTACTCAGGAAAGCGCTTCCGGTTTACAGCAAATTGCTCATGCTTCGGAAGACTTGAATAAACTTACTGTCAATTTACAGAACTTGGTTTCAAAATTTAAATTGGTATCAGTTGCAAAAAATGAAATGTATAATATAGAAAACAAAAGAAAAAAAGTTTCTAGTTATGCTTAA
- a CDS encoding DoxX family protein, with translation MKPYNNSFDKLDTAIINWMANNGIFLLRVSVGIVFFWFGILKFFPGVSPAQQLAAKTINNLTFGFIPPEISINLLALWEVLIGIGLLTGAFMRATLFLLFLQMIGTLTPIFIFPNEVFTQIPYAPTLEGQYIIKNLVIISAGIVLGSKVREKLFYK, from the coding sequence ATGAAACCCTACAATAATTCTTTTGATAAACTTGATACAGCAATTATTAATTGGATGGCAAATAATGGAATTTTTCTCCTGAGAGTAAGTGTTGGAATAGTATTCTTTTGGTTTGGAATTCTCAAATTCTTTCCAGGTGTAAGTCCAGCTCAACAATTGGCAGCAAAAACTATAAATAATTTAACTTTCGGATTTATTCCTCCTGAAATTTCAATTAACCTTTTAGCCTTATGGGAAGTATTGATAGGTATTGGTCTTTTAACCGGAGCATTTATGCGCGCGACACTTTTTTTGCTGTTTTTACAAATGATTGGAACGCTGACTCCGATTTTCATTTTTCCCAACGAAGTTTTCACTCAAATACCGTATGCTCCAACTTTGGAAGGACAGTATATAATAAAGAATTTAGTAATCATTAGTGCAGGAATTGTATTGGGCTCTAAAGTAAGAGAAAAACTTTTTTATAAGTGA
- a CDS encoding MerR family transcriptional regulator — MKDFGLKKLYYSISEVSKLTDLEQYILRYWETEFEQLKPSKNRAGNRIYTNKDIKMILLIKHLLREEKYTIEGAKKILSDPEELNKIGKDNNSSSNSLNSTKNVVPELEYQEHRDIKKDLEDLKSFLIDLRSKI, encoded by the coding sequence ATGAAGGATTTCGGCTTAAAAAAACTGTATTACTCTATTTCTGAAGTAAGTAAATTAACCGATTTGGAGCAATATATTTTAAGATATTGGGAAACTGAATTTGAACAATTGAAACCTTCAAAGAACAGAGCCGGAAATAGAATTTATACCAACAAAGATATTAAGATGATACTTCTCATTAAGCATCTCTTACGCGAGGAAAAGTACACTATAGAAGGGGCGAAAAAAATTCTTAGCGATCCGGAAGAATTAAACAAGATAGGCAAAGATAACAATAGCAGTTCAAACAGTTTAAATTCAACAAAAAATGTTGTTCCTGAATTAGAGTATCAAGAACATAGAGATATTAAAAAAGATCTTGAAGATTTAAAAAGTTTTCTAATTGATTTAAGATCAAAGATATAA
- a CDS encoding 3-dehydroquinate dehydratase: MKILIINGPNLNLLGKRDENQYGALTLEDIEKLIKSEFPNDDFTFYQSNIEGEIVTEIQNAPKNFSGLLINPGGYTHTSVAIRDALEIIKIPKIEIHLSNVSSREDFRKVLITTASTNGYISGFKENGYLAGIYLLKKMCNT; this comes from the coding sequence ATGAAAATATTGATAATAAACGGACCAAATTTAAATTTGCTTGGAAAAAGAGACGAAAATCAATATGGAGCATTGACATTAGAGGATATAGAAAAATTAATTAAATCTGAATTTCCAAATGACGATTTTACTTTTTATCAAAGCAATATTGAAGGGGAGATTGTAACGGAAATTCAAAATGCACCAAAAAACTTTAGCGGACTTTTAATAAATCCCGGAGGATATACTCATACTTCCGTTGCAATAAGGGATGCCTTGGAAATTATTAAAATCCCCAAAATAGAAATTCACTTATCAAACGTTTCCTCAAGAGAAGACTTTAGAAAAGTATTAATTACTACTGCAAGCACAAATGGATATATCTCGGGATTTAAAGAAAACGGTTATCTTGCCGGAATCTATTTATTGAAAAAGATGTGTAACACATAA
- a CDS encoding ParB/RepB/Spo0J family partition protein — MNDKNKVALGRGLEALLNPSNKINQHENIDLSSKNIKSDDGISNDILVKINIEDISPNPYQPRTEFDAESLSELKQSILQNGLIQPITVRRNTANKYELISGERRLRAIKDIGYKTIPAYIIVVESKEAMVALALIENIQREKLNAIEIAHAYKRLIDECNLSQEEVSERVGKDRTTITNSIRLLKLPVEIQNSLVKDEISAGHARALINIYDEKLQLQLLEKIKKQNLSVRKVEQIVKDLLSGKKDVKKDIVNSNDQDLISQRDIENKLRIVFGTKVSCRQRKDGAGQITIDFYSNDELDRLFELFDIIEKANS, encoded by the coding sequence ATGAATGATAAGAACAAAGTTGCTCTTGGCAGAGGACTTGAAGCGCTTTTAAATCCCTCAAATAAAATTAATCAACATGAAAATATCGATCTATCGAGCAAGAACATCAAATCTGACGATGGAATTTCGAATGATATTTTGGTAAAAATTAATATTGAAGATATTTCTCCAAATCCGTATCAGCCGAGAACCGAATTTGACGCGGAATCTTTGTCAGAATTAAAACAATCAATTTTACAAAATGGATTAATTCAACCGATTACCGTAAGACGAAATACCGCAAATAAATATGAACTAATTTCCGGTGAGCGAAGGTTAAGAGCAATTAAGGATATTGGATATAAAACAATTCCGGCATATATAATTGTTGTTGAGTCAAAAGAAGCAATGGTGGCGCTTGCTTTAATTGAAAATATACAAAGAGAAAAATTAAACGCTATTGAAATTGCTCATGCTTATAAAAGATTAATAGATGAATGTAATCTTTCTCAGGAAGAAGTTTCTGAGAGAGTCGGTAAAGATAGAACCACAATAACCAACTCGATTCGTTTGTTAAAATTGCCCGTTGAAATTCAAAATAGTCTAGTGAAAGATGAAATTTCTGCCGGACACGCAAGAGCTTTAATTAATATTTATGATGAAAAATTACAGCTTCAACTTTTAGAAAAAATTAAAAAACAAAATCTCTCTGTAAGAAAAGTAGAACAGATTGTTAAAGATTTGCTTAGCGGTAAAAAAGATGTAAAAAAAGATATTGTAAATTCGAACGACCAAGATCTTATTTCGCAAAGAGATATTGAAAACAAATTAAGAATTGTTTTTGGAACTAAAGTAAGCTGTAGACAAAGAAAAGACGGGGCGGGACAAATAACAATTGATTTTTATTCAAATGACGAACTTGATAGACTTTTCGAATTATTTGACATCATTGAAAAAGCTAATTCATAA
- a CDS encoding ParA family protein — MSNVIAIANQKGGVGKTSTAINLSASIAAAEFKTLLIDIDPQANSSHGLGIYNNENSIYNVLIGSAAIENCIINSYMPNLDILPSHIDLVGAEIEIVSLENREKLLKEALNVVRLSYDYVIIDCPPSLSLLTLNALTAADSVIIPVQCEYFALEGLGQLLNTINIVKKQLNTSLAINGVLLTMYDQRLNLSNQVVAEVNKYFGEKVFSTIIHRNVKISEAPSHAKPVILYDAISTGAKNYISLASEVISRCNHKQLSQ; from the coding sequence ATGTCAAATGTTATAGCAATAGCGAATCAGAAGGGCGGTGTTGGTAAAACGTCTACGGCAATCAATTTATCAGCCTCGATTGCGGCAGCAGAGTTTAAAACTTTATTAATTGATATTGATCCGCAGGCAAATTCATCTCACGGTTTGGGAATTTACAATAATGAAAATTCAATCTACAACGTTTTAATCGGGTCTGCAGCGATTGAAAACTGCATTATTAATTCTTATATGCCAAATCTTGATATTCTTCCTTCCCATATTGATTTAGTAGGTGCCGAAATTGAAATTGTAAGTCTTGAAAATAGAGAAAAATTATTAAAAGAAGCGCTTAATGTTGTAAGATTAAGTTATGATTATGTAATTATAGATTGTCCGCCTTCATTAAGTTTGTTGACGTTGAATGCATTAACTGCGGCCGATTCTGTGATTATTCCGGTTCAGTGTGAGTATTTTGCGCTTGAAGGTTTGGGACAATTATTAAATACAATTAACATTGTAAAAAAACAGCTTAATACAAGTTTGGCAATTAATGGCGTTTTACTTACAATGTATGATCAAAGATTGAACTTATCAAATCAAGTAGTTGCAGAAGTTAATAAATATTTCGGCGAAAAGGTATTTTCAACTATTATACATAGAAATGTTAAAATTTCGGAAGCGCCGAGTCATGCCAAACCTGTAATATTATATGATGCTATTTCTACAGGAGCAAAAAATTATATTTCACTGGCATCAGAAGTAATTAGCAGATGTAATCATAAACAATTGAGTCAATAA
- a CDS encoding metal-dependent hydrolase — protein sequence MKLRYFSHSAFEITTNSGIKILIDPFLDDNPTSPVKSKDVSADYIILTHGHGDHIGDAFKIAKRTDPTFICVNELANYCISKGYKAHNMHIGGAHNFEFGRIKFTIAHHGSQTPDGTYSGEPSGVLITIEDITIYHTGDTALFLDMKLIGEMNKVKYMLLPIGDNFTMGIEDAVKAVEFVNPEFAIPIHYNTFPVIKADPNIFKKQVESVGKKCIILNFGEELEL from the coding sequence ATGAAACTCAGATATTTTTCACATTCGGCATTTGAAATTACGACTAATAGCGGTATAAAAATATTAATTGATCCGTTTTTAGATGATAATCCTACTTCACCTGTAAAATCCAAAGATGTAAGTGCAGATTATATAATTTTAACACATGGACATGGTGATCATATTGGAGACGCATTTAAAATTGCCAAAAGAACTGATCCGACGTTTATTTGCGTTAATGAATTAGCCAATTACTGTATTTCAAAAGGTTATAAAGCTCATAATATGCACATTGGCGGAGCACATAATTTTGAATTCGGCAGAATTAAATTTACTATCGCTCATCATGGATCACAAACTCCCGACGGAACTTACAGCGGAGAGCCATCAGGTGTTCTCATAACTATTGAAGATATAACAATTTATCATACGGGTGATACCGCGCTGTTTTTAGATATGAAACTTATTGGCGAAATGAATAAAGTTAAGTATATGCTGCTCCCGATAGGTGATAATTTTACAATGGGAATTGAAGATGCGGTTAAAGCCGTAGAATTTGTTAATCCGGAATTTGCCATTCCGATTCATTATAATACATTCCCGGTGATAAAAGCAGATCCGAATATTTTTAAAAAGCAAGTTGAGTCGGTTGGAAAAAAATGTATTATTTTGAATTTTGGGGAAGAGTTGGAATTGTAA